One Bacteroidota bacterium genomic window, AGACTGTTCGAGGTCATCTCCGGTATGCTGCAGAAGAACGAATCGCTGAACCTCGACGAAGAGATCGTCCTTGAACAGCTCGCCATCATCCTTCCCAATGAAGATGTCGAGAAACTTTTTGAAACGATGGTCGGATGGGCGAGGTACGGTGAGCTCTTCGGCTACAACGCCGATGATAAGGTTCTGTATTTGGATACAGGCCAGGAAACGGCAGGGTAACGTCACCTCACCATCGATAGGCGGTGTTTCGCAGTTCGTCACAGCGTTCTTAAACCCTCATCAGAAATATATCACCCTGGAAGTTCAGTGAGCGACAATAAAATCATCTTCTCGATGGTCGGCGTCGGGAAAATCCACAAGCCGAACAAACAGGTCCTGAAGGACATCTATCTCTCGTTCTTCTACGGCGCGAAGATCGGCGTACTCGGGTTGAACGGGGCCGGGAAAAGCACGCTCCTCCGGATCATCGCGGGAATCGACAAAGAATACATCGGCGAGATCACGTCGCAAAAAGGGATCTCATTCGGCTACCTGCCGCAGGAACCGGAGCTCGATCCGGCGAAGACCGTGAAAGAGATCGTGGAGGAAGGCGTTCATGAGATCGTTGCACTCATCAAAGAGTATGAGGCGGTGACCGCGAAGTTCGGCGAGCCTGATGCCGACATCGACAAGTTGCTGGAAAAGCAGGGAAATCTTCAGGAGAAGATCGACCATCTCAATGCGTGGGATATCGACAGCAAGCTGGAGCAGGCAATGGACGCTCTTCGCTGTCCCCCAGGAGAGACCCCGGTAAGCGTTCTTTCCGGCGGCGAGCGCCGCCGCGTGGCCCTCTGCCGGCTTCTTCTGCAGGAACCCGATGTTCTCCTCCTCGACGAACCGACCAATCATCTCGACGCCGAATCCGTGGCCTGGCTTGAACAGCATCTCAGTCAGTATAAAGGAACCGTTCTCGCGGTAACACATGACAGGTATTTTCTTGATAACGTGGCGGGCTGGATCCTGGAATTGGACCGGGGCGAAGGCATCCCCTTCAAAGGAAATTATTCCTCTTGGCTCGAGCAGAAGCAGCAACGGCTCAGCGTCGAAGAGAAGCAGGAATCGAAACGGCAGAAGGCTCTTTCGGAAGAGCTGGAATGGGTTAGAATGAACCCGAAGGGGCGCCACGCGAAAAGCAAGGCGCGCATCGCGGCATACGAGAAAATGCTCGCCGACGAATCAGAGAAGCGGAACGAAGAGCTGGAAATTTTCATCCCATCCGGTCCACGGCTCGGGGACGTCGCTATCGAGGCCCATAATGTGTCAAAAGCCTATGGCGACAATCTTCTGGTCGAAGACATGAACTTTTCCCTCCCACACGGCGGCATCATCGGGGTGATCGGTCCGAACGGCGCCGGCAAGACGACATTGTTCCGCATGATTACCGGAAGCGAAAAGCCGGATTCCGGTGAGTTCAAGATCGGCGAGACGGTAAAGCTCGCCTACGTCGACCAGAGCCGGCCCCTCGATCCGGAGAAAACGATCTGGCAGGAAATTTCCGGAGGAGAAGACCTTCTGAAGCTGGGAAACCGCGAAGTCAATTCACGGGCATATGTCGCCCGGTTTAATTTCAGCGGGAGCGATCAGCAGAAGAGGACCGGCGAGTTGTCCGGCGGCGAGCGCAACCGAGTCCACCTTGCAAAGATTTTGAAGGAGGGGGCGAACGTTCTCCTTCTCGACGAGCCGACCAACGACCTCGACGTCAACACCCTCCGCGCGCTCGAAGAAGCGCTGATGAATTTTGCCGGATGCGCCGTCGTCATCTCTCACGACCGCTGGTTCCTCGACCGCATCGCAACGCACATCCTCGCCTTTGAGGGGGAAAGCAAAGTGTTCTGGTATGACGGGAATTACACCGAGTACGAGGAGGACAGGAAGAAACGTCTCGGCATTACTGCCGACCAACCCCACCGGATCAAGTATAAGAAGCTGATGAGGACATGAGTGCAGATACGATTGATTGATCATCGATCATTGATCATTGATCATTGTTCATTGTTAGCTGTACCCCCCCTTGACAATGTCTCACCATATCTCTATACTTGCTTCGTTTTGAAATCCGTCACAGCATTTTTCACGTCCACCAACGCGGAGGATATCCATGAAAAAATTGTTGATCGGTTTCGTCGCTGTATTTCTTACCCTCGAAGTCCTTGATGCACTCATCCATGGCGTCATTTTAATGAGCACGTATATGGCCATGCAGAGCGTCTGGCGAGCAGATATGATGGCGAAGATGTGGGTGCTGCATGTGGTGAAACTCATAACTGCATTCTTTTTCGTCGTTATCTTCTCAAAAGGGTATGAAAACAAAGGAATCATGGAGGGTATCCGGTATGGCTTCTATGTCGGCATGATCGTTGCCAGCGGGTTTGGACTTGGCACGTATGCGAGCTTCCCGATTCCGCACGCACTTGCTCTCCATTGGTTCGTTTTGACGCTCATTGAATACGTCATCGCGGGAGTCGTTGTCGCCCTGGTCTACGGAAGAAAAGAGGCCGCACCTCAGGTGTGACGCCCTGGTAAATGATGCAGCGAGCCCCGATTATTTAAGCGATCGGGGTTTGTTATTTATTGCAGATGAACAATCATCACCGCCGATCGATTCTTCAACCCGAAACGGTAGTTTGCGGCTTGAGAATTTCTCCCCTCGCTCCCAAACTCCTGTTAGGAGCGCCTCCGGTCATTTGGTCTGCGGTCGAAGGTTTTCACTCAGTTCCCAATCGGAGATTGGGAACGAGAGAATCCTTGTCCAAAAGCATCGAATGCGGAGACGTAACACTTCCCAAAAACTACTTGCCATTCAATTAATTCACGTTTACTTTATGATAAAGTATTCGAAGGCGAAAAAATGGATCCAAGAAAACGTGTTGCCCTTGTCGCCCACGATAATTGTAAGAAAGATATGGTCGAATGGGTGAGCTATAACAGCGGCACTCTTCTCGATCACAAATTGATCTGCACGGGGACGACCGGAAAACTCGTGACCGATGCGCTGAAGAAGAACGCCGGCGCAAAACATCGCGATGAGATAAAGATCCTGAAGCTGAAATCGGGTCCGTTCGGCGGCGACCAGCAGCTCGGCGCCCTGATCGCCGAAGGGGAGATCGATATCCTGATCTTCTTTTGGGATCCGATGGAACCGCAGCCCCACGAAGTCGACGTGAAGGCGTTGCTGCGGATCGCCGTTCTCTATAATATTCCGACGGCATGCAACCGCTCGACCGCGGACTTTCTGATCTCCTCGCATCTGCTCAAAGAAACTTATATGCCCGCTCCGCCGCGTGATTATTCAAAATACTTCAATCGAAAGGTCCCGCTGTAAGATTTTTCTCAACGGAGGAGTCAGGATAAATGACAAGCTCGGCACTAACTTCGTGTTCAACCGTTTCACCCAATCAGCCGCTAAACAACAATGTCCCGCAAACTCTCCATCCATCTTGAAAATGTCCAAGAGACGCTCCTTCTGCCGTTATGGGGGCGTGCTGTGGAGGCCCGGAAAAAGAAGCCGCTGTTGATCGATACGGCGGCGGCCGATATCATCAATTCGATCGATTATGATTTTTCGGCGATAGCGCGCAACATCAGCCCGATAAGCCAGCTCGCATGGATCGCCCGAAGCCTGCACATCGATCGGACGATCCGTCAGTTCCTGCAGGCACATCCGTCGGCAACGATCGTCAATATCGGCTGCGGTCTTGATACGACGTTCGAGAGGGTCGACAACGGATCGCTGACATGGTACGATCTTGATCTTCCCGATGTCATCGAGCTGAGAAAGGTCTTTCTCCCGGAAACAGAGCGAAGAAGGTTTATTCCCTCTTCCTTCCTCGACGATGCCTGGCTCCATCAGCTGAAGATCGTTGACGGCGTCTTCTTCTCCTCGGCGGGCGTTTTCTATTATTTTGATGAGGAAGAGATCAAAAGCTTTTTCATCAAGCTGGCCGGCCTTTTCCCAAAAGGAGAAATGATCTTCGATGCCAGCTCTGAATTTGGGGTCAAGGTCGCGAACAAGAAGGTGATCGAAGGAGGCGGAATGGACAAAAGCGCCATTCTCCGCTGGGGATGCGACTCGGCACAGACCATCAGGAAGTGGGACGATCGCATCGCGCTCGACGAAGAATATCCGCTGTTCAAAGGGATCAAACGAAAATTACCCTTCGGAGAGATGATCGGGACGGCGTTCTCCGACCTGATGAACATCATGCGCATGGTTCATCTGCGGTTTCTTTGACCCGCGCCACTACTGGTACAGCCCGGCCTCCTTTTAATCTGCGCTCCCAAACTCCGCCTGGGAACGGGAAACATTGCGACTTACATGGATCTTTGAAAGATTCCCTTCCCGACACACTCTCGTTCCCAAACCCGTTTGGGAACGAAAAACCGGCCGTCTCTGCCTTTATTTCTGCAAAAATTGCCCAAAACCGCCGCTTTTATCACTATTCTCCATTTGCCATTGCTCTGAAAGACGCTTATCTTTGTGCATGAGGTCGGCGACCTCAAAGAGACCGCGGCTTCGACGGATTGTGTAAGGACGAGCAACTACCCCCGGATTCCCGCCCTGCTTCAGTTCTGGTTTTTTACTCATGTTTTCATGTCAACGACCTTTTCCGGCATACTTGAAATAGACCCCCAACGGCGCGGTTTTATCCGAACGCTGTCGCACGGCCTCACTGCCGGCGATCAGGATGTGCACGTTCCGGCTTCGCTTATTCAGCGTTTCGGCCTTCGAGAGGGTGTCTCGATTGAAGGAAACGCCGAATCACCGGGAAGAGGGATGCCGCAGGTATCGAAGATCGAGCGCATCAATTCTCTCCCTGCCGAAGAATGGAAAACAGTAAAAGAATTTTCGTCGTATGACGTCGTTTCACCGAACGAACTTATCCGGCTGGAAGGAGAGAAGAGCGATGTCGCGATGCGGATCATCGATCTCTTCTGTCCTCTCGGCAAAGGGCAGCGGGCGCTGATCGTTTCTCCTCCGAAAGCGGGAAAGACGATGCTGATGCAGCAGATCGCCCACGCCATCAGCGTGAACCACCCGAAGATCGATCTGCTTGTTCTGCTCATCGACGAGCGCCCGGAAGAGGTGACGGACATGCGCCGTTCCATTTCAGGAGAAGTTTTTGCGAGCTCGAGCGACAGCGAACGCGGGAGCCATGTCCGGCTCGCACAACTCGTCCTCGAATACGCAAAACGAAAAGTCGAGACGGGAAGAGATGTTGTCATCCTGCTCGACTCGCTCACCCGGCTCGGCAGAGCGTTCAACATCCATCAGAAAAGCAGCGGACGGACGATGTCCGGCGGCGTGGACATCCGCGCGCTCGAGATCCCGAAACGCATTTTCGGCGCGGCGCGCAATTGCGAGCACAGCGGATCGCTCACGATCATCGCGACCGCGCTCGTCGAAACCAACTCGCGCA contains:
- a CDS encoding class I SAM-dependent methyltransferase; protein product: MSRKLSIHLENVQETLLLPLWGRAVEARKKKPLLIDTAAADIINSIDYDFSAIARNISPISQLAWIARSLHIDRTIRQFLQAHPSATIVNIGCGLDTTFERVDNGSLTWYDLDLPDVIELRKVFLPETERRRFIPSSFLDDAWLHQLKIVDGVFFSSAGVFYYFDEEEIKSFFIKLAGLFPKGEMIFDASSEFGVKVANKKVIEGGGMDKSAILRWGCDSAQTIRKWDDRIALDEEYPLFKGIKRKLPFGEMIGTAFSDLMNIMRMVHLRFL
- the rho gene encoding transcription termination factor Rho, with translation MSTTFSGILEIDPQRRGFIRTLSHGLTAGDQDVHVPASLIQRFGLREGVSIEGNAESPGRGMPQVSKIERINSLPAEEWKTVKEFSSYDVVSPNELIRLEGEKSDVAMRIIDLFCPLGKGQRALIVSPPKAGKTMLMQQIAHAISVNHPKIDLLVLLIDERPEEVTDMRRSISGEVFASSSDSERGSHVRLAQLVLEYAKRKVETGRDVVILLDSLTRLGRAFNIHQKSSGRTMSGGVDIRALEIPKRIFGAARNCEHSGSLTIIATALVETNSRMDELIFQEFKGTGNMELVLDRGMANERIFPAINLPVSGTRREELLFGGNTAAHQALRRSIAKLPPKEAMLAVLKLIRQYPKNALLLAKF
- the ettA gene encoding energy-dependent translational throttle protein EttA, with the protein product MSDNKIIFSMVGVGKIHKPNKQVLKDIYLSFFYGAKIGVLGLNGAGKSTLLRIIAGIDKEYIGEITSQKGISFGYLPQEPELDPAKTVKEIVEEGVHEIVALIKEYEAVTAKFGEPDADIDKLLEKQGNLQEKIDHLNAWDIDSKLEQAMDALRCPPGETPVSVLSGGERRRVALCRLLLQEPDVLLLDEPTNHLDAESVAWLEQHLSQYKGTVLAVTHDRYFLDNVAGWILELDRGEGIPFKGNYSSWLEQKQQRLSVEEKQESKRQKALSEELEWVRMNPKGRHAKSKARIAAYEKMLADESEKRNEELEIFIPSGPRLGDVAIEAHNVSKAYGDNLLVEDMNFSLPHGGIIGVIGPNGAGKTTLFRMITGSEKPDSGEFKIGETVKLAYVDQSRPLDPEKTIWQEISGGEDLLKLGNREVNSRAYVARFNFSGSDQQKRTGELSGGERNRVHLAKILKEGANVLLLDEPTNDLDVNTLRALEEALMNFAGCAVVISHDRWFLDRIATHILAFEGESKVFWYDGNYTEYEEDRKKRLGITADQPHRIKYKKLMRT
- a CDS encoding methylglyoxal synthase, whose translation is MDPRKRVALVAHDNCKKDMVEWVSYNSGTLLDHKLICTGTTGKLVTDALKKNAGAKHRDEIKILKLKSGPFGGDQQLGALIAEGEIDILIFFWDPMEPQPHEVDVKALLRIAVLYNIPTACNRSTADFLISSHLLKETYMPAPPRDYSKYFNRKVPL